The following coding sequences are from one Triticum aestivum cultivar Chinese Spring chromosome 5A, IWGSC CS RefSeq v2.1, whole genome shotgun sequence window:
- the LOC123102966 gene encoding transcription factor VIP1 — MDPRFQLPTPVPSPGGTGVRGHHRRAHSETFLRFPDIDLFLDPDGDFSFSDLDFPSLSDDSPAVSDPTPPPPPPMAASSSQTPAPRPPGGTHNRSLSLDAAFFEGLALQGGGGGGGGGHKRSGSMDGVNSPFEGESALSGGLDYAKKAMPAERIAELALLDPKRAKRILANRQSAARSKERKIKYTGELERKVQTLQTEATTLSAQLTLLQRDTSGLTTENRELKLRLQSMEEQAKLRDALNDALREEVQRLKIAAGQAPNMNGSQFNGGFQQIPSYFSQQHQRQRQQQQQQQMAYIGGHQAQRHHPNHHQSPSNGGQSLSGLSLDDSMDFI; from the exons ATGGACCCACGCTTCCAGCTGCCAACTCCGGTGCCGTCCCCCGGCGGCACTGGTGTGCGAGGGCACCACCGGCGGGCCCATTCGGAGACGTTTCTGCGCTTCCCCGACATCGACCTCTTCCTCGACCCCGATGGAGACTTCTCCTTCTCCGACCTCGACTTCCCATCCCTCTCCGACGACTCCCCGGCGGTCTCCGACCCGaccccgcctcctcccccgccgatGGCGGCCAGCTCGTCCCAGACACCGGCTCCCCGTCCACCGGGCGGGACCCACAACAGGAGCCTCTCCCTTGACGCCGCCTTCTTCGAGGGCCTCGCCTtgcaggggggaggaggcgggggTGGTGGTGGCCATAAGAGGAGCGGGTCCATGGATGGGGTGAACTCGCCGTTCGAAGGCGAGTCGGCGCTGTCGGGCGGGCTGGACTATGCCAAGAAAGCCATGCCGGCCGAGAGGATCGCCGAGCTAGCTCTCCTTGACCCCAAACGCGCAAAGAG GATTTTGGCAAACCGGCAGTCGGCGGCGAGGTCAAAGGAGAGGAAGATCAAGTATACCGGTGAGCTAGAGAGGAAGGTCCAGACACTGCAGACCGAGGCCACTACGCTATCAGCACAGCTTACACTTCTCCAG AGGGATACTTCTGGTTTAACTACTGAGAATAGAGAACTCAAACTTCGGTTGCAGTCCATGGAGGAGCAAGCTAAACTACGGGATG CTCTAAACGACGCCCTGCGAGAAGAAGTCCAGCGACTTAAGATAGCTGCAGGGCAAGCTCCAAACATGAATGGGAGTCAATTCAACGGCGGATTCCAGCAGATTCCATCCTATTTCTCTCAGCAAcatcagcggcagcggcagcagcagcaacagcaacagatGGCTTACATAGGTGGGCACCAAGCTCAGCGTCACCATCCAAACCATCATCAGAGCCCATCGAATGGTGGCCAGTCGCTGAGTGGTCTGTCCCTAGACGATTCCATGGATTTCATTTGA